In Paenibacillus durus, the DNA window TCCAGTCATGTTCTACAATAAGGACCTGATGAAATGGACGGGTGCGGATAAAATTATCGATTTCTCTTCTTTGGAAGAGCTTGGTTTCAAAACAAAGGCATGGAAAGCAGGTCTAACTGCGCGCAATTCGGCGGGCTGGGAGCAAGCGCTTGTAATGGATGATTCGAAGCCGTTTATCCTGCTGAATTTATGGGAGCAATCCCGGCAAAGCGGCCTGCCCGGTAATCAAAGACTGGAACAGCTGCTTCGGGTGTGGAGCGGACTTGTCTTTGATTCAAAGGCCATGAAGCCTCTTCGCAGCCAGTTGGCTCCCAGCGATTTCATATCCGGCAAGACGTTATTTTATATGACAAATTCAAATATGATACCTTGGCTGGATCATTACATTGCCGGAAAATTTGCGTATGGCATGCTTCCGGCGCCGCTTGCTGGCGGGAATGTGTTATTGCCCCACATCAGCTCATTTGGCATCGTGGCCGGCAGGAAGGCTGCGGGTGCGGCGGAAGATGCGGTGAACTATCTCGCATCTTCCGAGGCCCAAGCCAAGGTGCTGGAGGCCACCGGATATTTGCCGGTTCGAACACAGACGATTGAGGCCATCTCCCGAAACTATGCCTTAAACAGGAAATATAGTGTGCTTCTAGGCGCGGTTGGCAAGCTTGAGAGCCTGGAACCTTCGGCAGACGCGCGCCTTCGCTGGGAGCGGATTACGCTAATCCTTAACCATTTGGAGATGGACCAGAAAGCTGATTTCCGTGCATACGCTGCACAATTACTGCCGTACATGCCCTAACTCCTAGGGATATGGATGCGCATTGCTGCCGGATGGATTATATATTGGACAGGGGAAGGTTAACATGATTGAAATGGATTGGATTTCGCTTCAAGGCACAGGGGAGTGGAACGAGGATGCCGTCATTTTGAATGAGGAACTGGGGCTCTATGGTGTAGTAGACGGCGCTACTTCGCTTGTACCATACCGCGGGGAGGGTAACGAGACCGGCGGCCGGCTCGCTTCCCAGATTATTAAGCAATACGCTGAAAGTGTAACGGCGGCCGAATATAAAGGAATGGAAGACCTGCTGCGGGAAGCAAACTTCCGGCTGGGCCAGGAAATGAAACGGTGCGGGATTAATCCGCAGTCGAAGGATGAATTATGGACAGCGGGAGCAGCCCTTATTCGCATAACCGATTCCTTCATCGAGTTCATTCAGGCCGGCGATTGTATGATCTATGCGATCTATGAGGATGGGTCAATCCGGCCGATCACCCGCGATCATGTTGCGGCGATTGATCATGAGTCGAAGCGGATATGGATCGATGGCATTGAGGCGGGAGTGCGCTCCAAAGATCAATTATGGGAGACGGTCAAGCCCGTAATTGCGGCAAACAAGCAAAAAATGAATACGCCCGAAGGGTATTCCGTGCTTAACGGGATGGTGGAGGCGGAGCAATTTTTCGAGTATGGAAGAATCAACCGGATTAGGCTGCAAAGCCTGCTGCTTGTGTCGGACGGCCTGTTCTATCCCGATGAGGGTAACACTGCTGAAGAAGAC includes these proteins:
- a CDS encoding extracellular solute-binding protein; amino-acid sequence: MTKNGVVWAALLVIITVTVIVYSNYFTEVKRVPEQYDTEKEKLVCWIYTDGWSDLLAAYQETHPGVELEVRVFPSYKELYTELLAALSIQTAPQIVELDSSYGLSELVSMQALAPVSGNALLPGETLPAAAKPFTYGGRLWAVPAGVSVPVMFYNKDLMKWTGADKIIDFSSLEELGFKTKAWKAGLTARNSAGWEQALVMDDSKPFILLNLWEQSRQSGLPGNQRLEQLLRVWSGLVFDSKAMKPLRSQLAPSDFISGKTLFYMTNSNMIPWLDHYIAGKFAYGMLPAPLAGGNVLLPHISSFGIVAGRKAAGAAEDAVNYLASSEAQAKVLEATGYLPVRTQTIEAISRNYALNRKYSVLLGAVGKLESLEPSADARLRWERITLILNHLEMDQKADFRAYAAQLLPYMP
- a CDS encoding protein phosphatase 2C domain-containing protein, with product MIEMDWISLQGTGEWNEDAVILNEELGLYGVVDGATSLVPYRGEGNETGGRLASQIIKQYAESVTAAEYKGMEDLLREANFRLGQEMKRCGINPQSKDELWTAGAALIRITDSFIEFIQAGDCMIYAIYEDGSIRPITRDHVAAIDHESKRIWIDGIEAGVRSKDQLWETVKPVIAANKQKMNTPEGYSVLNGMVEAEQFFEYGRINRIRLQSLLLVSDGLFYPDEGNTAEEDAVKSLVRKVSQTGLSRYAEWLLQIEREDAECIRYPRFKVSDDKTGIYIQLNK